A region from the Arachis ipaensis cultivar K30076 chromosome B01, Araip1.1, whole genome shotgun sequence genome encodes:
- the LOC110270412 gene encoding LOW QUALITY PROTEIN: thiol protease SEN102-like (The sequence of the model RefSeq protein was modified relative to this genomic sequence to represent the inferred CDS: inserted 1 base in 1 codon) has protein sequence CQSLGEKETRFKIFKENLRFIHEHNSTGNKPYKLGLNKFADITNEEYRASDCSLVTRTVTVTYSVMXLPASVDWREKGDVSPLKDQGQCGSCWAFSTLAVVEGINKTVRGELISLSKQELMVWFCS, from the exons TGTCAATCATTGGGAGAGAAAGAGACAAGGTTCAAGATCTTCAAGGAAAACCTACGGTTTATTCACGAACATAACAGCACTGGGAACAAACCCTACAAGCTTGGCTTGAACAAGTTCGCCGATATCACCAATGAAGAGTACAGAGCCAG CGATTGCTCTCTGGTAACAAGAACTGTGACCGTTACGTATTCCGTGA AGTTGCCTGCTTCTGTTGATTGGAGGGAGAAGGGCGATGTCTCCCCCCTTAAGGATCAAGGCCAATGCG GGAGTTGTTGGGCATTCTCAACACTTGCTGTGGTGGAAGGGATCAATAAAACCGTGAGGGGGGAGTTGATATCTCTGTCAAAGCAAGAGTTGATGGTCTGGTTCTG TTCTTAA
- the LOC110270403 gene encoding chlorophyll a-b binding protein CP26, chloroplastic-like: MASIGVSEMLGNPIKLSGAARSAPSASTPATFKTVALFGKKKAVPPPPSKKAAAAITPANDELAKWFGPDRRIFLPEGLLDRSKIRPYLTGEVPGDYGYDPFGLSKKPEDFAKYVLTLFFKLDIYPFGHISLRTAFHTFII, from the exons ATGGCTTCAATTGGGGTGTCAGAGATGCTTGGAAACCCCATTAAGTTGAGTGGTGCAGCAAGGTCAGCACCATCAGCTTCTACCCCTGCCACCTTCAAGACTGTGGCACTCTTTGGTAAGAAGAAGGCAGTACCACCTCCTCCTTCAAAGAAAGCTGCTGCTGCTATCACTCCTGCCAATGATGAACTCGCCAAGTGGTTTG GTCCTGACAGAAGGATCTTCTTGCCAGAGGGTCTCTTGGACCGATCCAAGATCCGACCATACTTGACTGGAGAAGTGCCCGGAGA CTATGGTTATGATCCTTTTGGTCTCAGCAAGAAGCCAGAGGACTTTGCCAAGTATGTCTTAACACTTTTTTTCAAACTTGATATATATCCTTTTGGTCACATTAGTTTACGAACTGCTTTTCATACATTTATTATTTGA